A single window of Mycolicibacterium aurum DNA harbors:
- a CDS encoding alpha/beta fold hydrolase has product MRRVVPAVVLTLAIVLPLTACSPGLAANPRYATDSGAGPQGAPQTSDQPPGPPTVDVPKNDLSWRDCTSRVFAAAAVQALPGVKLDCASYDADLDSINGATGTVSIGVVRATSVETPADAGPLVMTTGSDLPSSVQLPVWLSRAGADVLKNHPIVSVDRRGIGMSGALDCRDLFDRQEMFEQAQFQSGDDPVANLGAVTMTATTSCTDTIAPGDSAYDNAHAAEDIERLRTTWDVPALALLGIGNGAQVALAYSGTHPNKVARLILDSPLPLGISAEAATEQRVKGEQAALDAWATQCQATNCPLGPDPKAAVDALLTQARNGSGPGGASVAAVADAISTALGFPRGGRVDSGTELALAIADAQSGNTNRLNNLINQAETLRQTDGQFVNGCSDALNRPTPDRVRELVVAWGRMYPQFGTVGALDMVKCLNWPSGSAPKEPSELNIPTLLLGVQNDPIVGNEGVAAVAATAINAGSSNRRVMWQGVGHGATIYSPCALPPVIEYLKSGELPSTDTYCPA; this is encoded by the coding sequence ATGCGTCGTGTGGTGCCGGCTGTCGTCCTAACGCTGGCCATCGTCCTACCGCTGACGGCGTGTTCGCCCGGTTTGGCCGCCAATCCGCGTTACGCCACCGACTCCGGGGCCGGCCCGCAGGGGGCACCGCAGACCAGCGATCAACCGCCCGGGCCGCCCACCGTCGACGTTCCCAAGAACGACCTGTCGTGGCGTGACTGCACGTCACGCGTGTTCGCGGCGGCAGCGGTGCAGGCGCTGCCCGGGGTGAAGCTCGACTGCGCCAGCTACGACGCGGACCTCGACTCGATCAACGGCGCCACCGGAACGGTCAGCATCGGGGTGGTCCGGGCGACATCGGTCGAGACACCCGCAGACGCCGGACCGCTGGTGATGACCACCGGCTCGGACCTGCCCTCGTCGGTGCAGCTGCCGGTATGGCTGTCCCGCGCAGGCGCCGACGTGCTGAAGAACCACCCCATCGTGTCGGTGGACCGACGTGGCATCGGAATGTCGGGCGCCCTGGACTGCCGCGACCTGTTCGACCGGCAGGAGATGTTCGAGCAGGCCCAGTTCCAGTCCGGTGACGACCCTGTCGCCAACCTCGGCGCCGTCACCATGACAGCGACCACCAGTTGCACCGACACCATCGCCCCCGGCGACTCGGCCTACGACAATGCGCACGCCGCGGAGGACATCGAGCGGCTCCGCACCACCTGGGATGTGCCCGCACTCGCGCTGCTCGGCATCGGCAACGGCGCCCAGGTGGCGCTCGCGTACTCGGGAACGCACCCCAACAAGGTGGCTCGGCTGATCCTGGACTCCCCGCTGCCGCTGGGCATCTCCGCAGAAGCGGCGACCGAGCAGCGGGTCAAGGGTGAGCAGGCCGCCCTCGATGCGTGGGCCACGCAGTGCCAGGCCACGAACTGCCCGCTGGGTCCCGATCCCAAGGCTGCGGTCGATGCACTGCTGACGCAGGCGCGTAACGGCAGCGGACCGGGCGGCGCCTCGGTGGCCGCCGTCGCCGACGCCATCTCGACCGCCCTGGGCTTCCCGCGCGGCGGCCGGGTCGACTCGGGTACCGAACTCGCGCTGGCGATCGCCGACGCCCAATCCGGCAACACCAATCGCCTGAACAATCTGATCAACCAGGCGGAGACGCTGCGCCAGACCGACGGCCAGTTCGTCAACGGCTGCAGCGATGCGCTCAACCGGCCCACCCCGGACCGGGTCAGGGAACTCGTCGTCGCCTGGGGCCGGATGTACCCCCAATTCGGCACGGTGGGCGCGCTCGACATGGTGAAGTGCCTGAACTGGCCCAGCGGAAGTGCGCCGAAGGAGCCCAGCGAACTGAACATCCCGACCCTGCTCCTCGGTGTGCAGAACGACCCGATCGTCGGCAACGAGGGCGTGGCGGCCGTCGCCGCGACGGCGATCAACGCGGGCTCGTCCAACCGCCGGGTGATGTGGCAGGGCGTCGGGCACGGCGCGACCATCTACTCGCCCTGCGCTCTGCCCCCGGTCATCGAGTACCTGAAGTCCGGCGAGCTGCCGTCCACCGACACGTACTGCCCGGCCTGA
- the hemQ gene encoding hydrogen peroxide-dependent heme synthase, which yields MAKLDFDELNSTIRYLMFSVFAVTPGALAVEEDARATIADDTATFFKRQEDNGVVVRGLYDVAGMRADADFMIWTHAENVEALQATYSDFRRTTTLGRASTPVWSNVALHRPAEFNKSHIPAFLAGEEAGAYICVYPFVRSLEWYLLPDEERRRMLSEHGMAARGYKDVRANTVPAFALGDYEWLLAFEAPELHRIVDLMRDLRATDARRHVREETPFFTGPRVTAEKLVAALP from the coding sequence ATGGCCAAGCTCGATTTCGACGAACTGAACTCCACGATCCGGTACCTGATGTTCTCGGTCTTCGCCGTGACACCGGGTGCGCTGGCCGTCGAGGAGGACGCACGCGCAACGATCGCCGACGACACCGCGACCTTCTTCAAGCGTCAAGAGGACAACGGGGTCGTGGTGCGCGGGCTCTACGACGTCGCCGGGATGCGCGCCGACGCCGACTTCATGATCTGGACCCACGCCGAGAACGTCGAGGCGCTGCAGGCCACCTATTCCGATTTCCGCCGCACCACCACGCTGGGGCGCGCGTCGACGCCGGTGTGGAGCAACGTCGCCCTGCACCGGCCCGCGGAGTTCAACAAGAGCCACATCCCGGCCTTCCTCGCGGGCGAGGAAGCCGGTGCCTACATCTGCGTCTATCCGTTCGTGCGGTCGCTGGAGTGGTACCTGCTGCCCGACGAGGAGCGCCGCCGCATGCTGTCCGAACACGGAATGGCGGCGCGGGGCTACAAGGACGTGCGCGCCAACACTGTGCCGGCGTTCGCCCTGGGTGACTACGAGTGGCTGCTCGCGTTCGAGGCGCCGGAGTTGCACCGCATCGTCGACCTGATGCGGGACCTGCGCGCCACCGACGCGCGCAGGCACGTGCGGGAGGAGACACCGTTCTTCACCGGTCCGCGGGTGACCGCCGAGAAGCTCGTCGCGGCGCTGCCGTAG
- the msrB gene encoding peptide-methionine (R)-S-oxide reductase MsrB has product MTATGAESGSASGPKLMLSDDQWRERLTPQEFAVLRQAGTERPFTGEYTDTTTEGVYQCRACGAELFRSSEKFESHCGWPSFFDPADSDAVILRTDDSMGMRRVEVLCANCHSHLGHVFEGEGYPTPTDQRYCINSISLRLAPAQA; this is encoded by the coding sequence ATGACAGCGACAGGTGCCGAATCGGGTTCTGCGTCAGGTCCCAAGCTGATGCTCAGCGACGACCAGTGGCGGGAGCGGCTCACCCCGCAGGAGTTCGCGGTGCTGCGGCAGGCGGGCACCGAGCGGCCGTTCACCGGTGAGTACACCGACACCACGACCGAAGGCGTGTATCAGTGCCGCGCGTGCGGAGCCGAATTGTTCCGCAGCAGTGAGAAGTTCGAATCCCATTGCGGGTGGCCGTCTTTCTTCGATCCCGCCGATTCCGATGCGGTGATCCTGCGGACCGACGATTCGATGGGCATGCGTCGCGTGGAGGTGCTGTGCGCCAATTGCCACAGCCACCTCGGCCACGTCTTCGAGGGCGAGGGTTATCCCACGCCCACGGATCAGCGCTACTGCATCAACTCGATTTCGCTGCGTCTGGCGCCGGCGCAGGCCTAG
- the zapE gene encoding cell division protein ZapE, translating into MQASSISSGDVEHLTDRHPSVTPERLIAQLIPPPTFADVSFDTYRPDPAEPSQSAAVQTCQTFAEQAVQRRAGKKKLFGKREVLPGVGVYLDGGFGVGKTHLLASSYYAVGSEYKRAFATFGELTQLAGVFGFVECIELLSEYVLLCIDEFELDDPGNTTLISRLLSALVERGVSVAATSNTLPEQLGEGRFAAQDFLREINTLASMFTTVRIEGPDYRHRDLPPAPEPPSDAEVAGWAAGVAGATLDEFDALCAHLATMHPSRYLTLIEGVSAVFITGVHTIDDQNVALRLVSLTDRLYDAGIPVVSSGTKLDTIFSDEMLEGGFRKKYLRATSRLLALTAAGQAGRTST; encoded by the coding sequence ATGCAGGCGTCCAGTATCAGCTCCGGCGATGTCGAGCATCTGACCGATCGACATCCCAGCGTCACTCCGGAACGACTGATCGCCCAGCTGATCCCGCCGCCCACATTCGCCGACGTCAGCTTCGACACCTACCGCCCCGATCCGGCCGAGCCGTCCCAGTCGGCGGCGGTCCAGACCTGCCAGACGTTCGCCGAGCAGGCGGTGCAGCGCCGAGCGGGCAAGAAGAAACTGTTCGGCAAGCGCGAGGTGCTGCCGGGCGTCGGGGTCTATCTCGACGGCGGCTTCGGTGTCGGCAAGACCCATCTGCTGGCGTCGTCCTATTACGCGGTGGGCTCGGAGTACAAGCGTGCCTTCGCCACCTTCGGTGAGCTCACCCAGCTGGCCGGGGTGTTCGGATTCGTCGAGTGCATCGAGTTGCTCTCCGAATACGTACTGCTGTGCATCGACGAGTTCGAGCTCGACGACCCGGGCAACACCACGCTGATCTCGCGGCTGCTGTCGGCGCTCGTGGAGCGGGGGGTGTCGGTGGCCGCGACGTCCAACACGCTGCCCGAGCAGCTCGGCGAGGGCCGTTTCGCCGCGCAGGACTTCCTCCGTGAGATCAACACGCTGGCATCGATGTTCACCACCGTGCGGATCGAGGGACCCGATTACCGGCACCGCGATCTGCCGCCTGCGCCCGAGCCGCCGAGCGACGCCGAGGTCGCCGGGTGGGCAGCCGGCGTGGCCGGCGCCACGCTCGACGAGTTCGACGCGCTGTGCGCGCACCTGGCCACCATGCACCCGTCGCGCTATCTGACGTTGATCGAGGGCGTCTCGGCGGTGTTCATCACCGGTGTGCACACCATCGACGACCAGAACGTCGCGCTGCGGCTGGTGTCGCTGACCGACCGCCTCTACGACGCAGGCATCCCGGTGGTCTCCTCGGGCACCAAGCTCGACACCATCTTCAGCGACGAGATGCTCGAGGGCGGATTCCGCAAGAAGTACCTGCGCGCGACATCGCGCCTGCTCGCGTTGACCGCCGCAGGTCAGGCTGGCCGCACCAGCACGTAG
- a CDS encoding methylated-DNA--[protein]-cysteine S-methyltransferase has protein sequence MNDTVFDAPLPDQELTLQRLHDGLADAAEPAGLLDIAYRTVDTPVGTLLLAATTVGLIRVAFDIEDHDAVLSRLAGAVSPRILRAPARLDPVARQLEEYFTKGRTSFDVAMDLRLAAGFRRSVVEHLRVIEYGRRTSYAAVAAAIGRPGAVRAVGTACAHNPLPVVIPCHRVVRSDGTTGQYVGGTHAKTMLLDLEAA, from the coding sequence ATGAACGACACCGTCTTCGACGCGCCCCTGCCCGACCAGGAACTGACGTTGCAGCGTCTGCACGACGGACTGGCGGATGCCGCCGAACCCGCCGGGCTTCTCGACATCGCGTACCGCACGGTCGACACACCCGTGGGAACCCTGCTGCTGGCCGCCACCACCGTCGGTCTGATCCGGGTCGCCTTCGACATCGAGGATCACGACGCCGTCCTGTCGCGGCTCGCCGGCGCAGTGAGCCCGCGCATCCTGCGTGCGCCGGCGCGGCTGGACCCCGTCGCGCGTCAACTCGAGGAGTATTTCACCAAGGGGCGCACTAGCTTTGACGTGGCGATGGACCTCCGCCTCGCCGCCGGATTCCGCCGCAGCGTCGTCGAACACCTGCGGGTCATCGAGTACGGCCGGCGGACGAGCTACGCCGCAGTGGCCGCCGCCATCGGCAGGCCCGGGGCCGTGCGAGCCGTCGGTACCGCCTGCGCCCACAACCCACTCCCGGTCGTCATCCCGTGTCACCGCGTGGTGCGCTCCGACGGGACCACCGGCCAGTACGTCGGCGGCACCCACGCCAAGACGATGCTGCTGGATCTGGAAGCCGCGTGA
- a CDS encoding helix-turn-helix transcriptional regulator, whose product MMRANDKSAIQPRMLRRALDFIQDNAQYDITIRDIAAAADVTPRAIQYAFREHLDITPLEYLRRIRLERAHQELKSADPAYDTVTSIAGRCGFSHPGRFSSAYKEVFGTEPSRTLRSS is encoded by the coding sequence ATGATGCGGGCAAACGACAAGAGCGCCATACAACCGAGGATGTTGCGCCGCGCGTTGGACTTCATCCAGGACAACGCCCAGTACGACATCACGATCCGCGATATCGCGGCGGCCGCCGACGTGACACCGAGGGCGATCCAGTACGCCTTCCGCGAGCACCTGGACATCACGCCGCTGGAGTACCTGCGGCGGATCAGGCTGGAGCGGGCACATCAGGAGCTCAAATCCGCCGATCCGGCGTATGACACGGTCACCTCGATCGCCGGGCGATGCGGGTTCAGCCATCCCGGCCGGTTCAGCAGTGCCTATAAAGAGGTGTTCGGTACCGAGCCCAGCCGCACGCTGCGCAGCTCGTAG
- a CDS encoding DUF6636 domain-containing protein: MGCGVWTTAAALAGAAAFSAPVAAADLIGFTSPSGNIGCILAEDMVRCDIAARDWNPPPRPADCPDFTDYGQGITLGPTGPAAFVCAGDTTLGSGPVLTYGQFRAGGGISCTSEPAGMRCSNADGHGFTLSRQGYTLF, translated from the coding sequence ATGGGGTGCGGGGTGTGGACGACAGCGGCCGCGCTGGCCGGCGCGGCCGCGTTCAGCGCCCCGGTCGCCGCTGCCGACCTGATCGGCTTCACGTCCCCGAGCGGCAACATCGGATGCATCCTGGCCGAGGACATGGTGCGGTGCGACATCGCGGCGCGGGACTGGAACCCTCCCCCTCGACCGGCGGACTGTCCGGACTTCACCGACTACGGACAGGGCATCACCCTGGGCCCGACGGGGCCGGCCGCCTTCGTCTGCGCCGGCGACACCACCTTGGGCAGCGGGCCCGTGCTGACCTACGGCCAGTTTCGGGCCGGGGGCGGGATCAGTTGCACCAGCGAGCCCGCCGGCATGCGGTGCTCGAACGCCGACGGCCACGGATTCACCCTCTCCCGCCAGGGATACACCCTGTTCTAA
- a CDS encoding pyrimidine reductase family protein, whose amino-acid sequence MSDDSDGTQFTLLGGVAGISPDDLTRRYAYPDDVPSCWVRGNMITSIDGGATTGGKSGDLGGDGDRAVFAALRRLADVIVVGATTARVENYSGAQMGAAERLARRDRGQAEIPPIAVLTRSGQIDRDTTLFHRTEVVPLVLTSADAVDDTRRRLGSLAEVVDASGAEPDSVDLPTVLAALAERGLRRVLTEGGPGILGLFTEQDLLDELCVTVSPVLVGGHAGRIVSGPGEVRSGMALRHALTDDAGYLYLRYTRDRRRGAADSRR is encoded by the coding sequence ATGTCCGACGACAGTGACGGGACGCAGTTCACACTCCTCGGTGGAGTCGCAGGGATAAGCCCGGACGACCTCACCCGGCGCTACGCCTACCCCGACGACGTGCCGTCGTGCTGGGTGCGCGGGAACATGATCACCTCGATCGACGGCGGCGCCACCACAGGCGGGAAATCCGGAGACCTGGGCGGCGACGGTGACCGCGCCGTGTTCGCCGCGCTGCGCCGGCTCGCCGACGTGATCGTGGTGGGTGCCACGACCGCGCGGGTGGAGAACTACTCGGGCGCGCAGATGGGCGCCGCGGAGCGGCTCGCCCGCCGCGACCGGGGTCAGGCCGAGATACCGCCCATCGCCGTGCTCACCCGGTCGGGGCAGATCGACCGCGACACGACGCTGTTCCACCGCACCGAGGTGGTGCCGCTGGTCCTGACGTCCGCCGACGCGGTGGACGACACCCGGCGCCGCCTGGGGTCGCTGGCCGAGGTCGTCGACGCATCCGGCGCCGAGCCCGACTCGGTGGACCTGCCGACCGTGCTCGCCGCGCTCGCCGAGCGCGGACTGCGGCGCGTGTTGACCGAGGGCGGCCCCGGCATCCTGGGCCTGTTCACCGAGCAGGACCTGCTCGACGAGCTGTGCGTGACCGTCTCGCCGGTTCTGGTGGGCGGACATGCCGGCCGCATCGTGTCCGGCCCCGGCGAGGTGCGCAGCGGTATGGCGTTGCGCCACGCGCTCACCGACGACGCCGGCTATCTGTACCTGCGCTACACCCGCGACCGGCGGCGCGGCGCTGCAGACAGCCGCCGGTAG
- the aftC gene encoding arabinofuranan 3-O-arabinosyltransferase — MRDLVLTAFRPRTSPPTAAQVLRSVLWPLAIMAVIHRSYVLVFNRYITDDYAPVYRAVINFKFGWDIYNENFNQVDPHYLYPPGGTLIMAPFGYLPEVASRNWFIFFNSLAIVLAGYFLLRLFNFTLTSVAAPALLLAMFSTESVTNTLVFGNINGVMLLLEVLFFRWLLDGNRSHEWWAGVSIGLTLVVKPLLAPLLLLPLLNRQWRALATAFAVPLVFNIVAWPLISDPMSFITRTVPYILSTRDYFNSSILGNGVYFGLPMWLIMALRITFIVLGAAALWMLYRYYRTRDTFFWMMTSSGVLLVTSWLVLSLGQGYYSIALFPFLMTVVLPNSVIRNWVAWLAVYGFLTMDRWLLWQVPSTGRALEYLKITYGWSLIVIVVFSVLLFRYLDAKEDGRLDEGIDPPWMKQLQPAARPPE, encoded by the coding sequence GTGCGCGATCTTGTTCTGACCGCCTTCCGACCTCGCACCTCCCCCCCCACCGCGGCGCAGGTGTTGAGATCGGTCCTGTGGCCGCTGGCCATCATGGCGGTCATCCACCGCAGCTACGTGCTCGTCTTCAACCGCTACATCACCGACGACTACGCGCCCGTCTACCGCGCGGTGATCAACTTCAAGTTCGGTTGGGACATCTACAACGAGAACTTCAACCAGGTGGACCCGCACTACCTGTACCCGCCGGGCGGCACGCTGATCATGGCGCCCTTCGGCTATCTGCCCGAGGTCGCGTCGCGGAACTGGTTCATCTTCTTCAACTCGCTCGCCATCGTGCTGGCGGGGTACTTCCTGCTGCGACTGTTCAACTTCACGTTGACCTCGGTGGCCGCACCCGCACTGCTGCTGGCGATGTTCAGCACCGAAAGCGTCACCAACACACTCGTGTTCGGCAACATCAACGGCGTCATGCTCCTGCTGGAGGTGCTGTTCTTCCGCTGGCTGCTGGACGGCAACCGCAGCCACGAATGGTGGGCCGGCGTGAGCATCGGGCTGACGCTTGTGGTCAAACCACTGCTGGCACCGCTACTGCTGCTGCCGCTGCTCAATCGGCAGTGGCGCGCCCTGGCGACGGCGTTCGCGGTTCCGCTGGTGTTCAACATCGTCGCGTGGCCGCTGATCAGCGACCCGATGAGCTTCATCACCCGCACCGTGCCGTACATCCTGTCCACCCGGGACTACTTCAACAGCTCGATCCTGGGCAACGGCGTCTACTTCGGCCTTCCGATGTGGCTGATCATGGCGCTGCGCATCACCTTCATCGTGCTCGGCGCCGCCGCGCTCTGGATGCTGTACCGCTACTACCGCACCCGCGACACGTTCTTCTGGATGATGACGTCCTCCGGTGTGCTGCTGGTGACGTCCTGGCTGGTGCTGTCCCTGGGGCAGGGCTATTACTCGATTGCCTTGTTCCCCTTCCTGATGACCGTCGTCCTGCCGAACTCGGTGATCCGGAACTGGGTCGCGTGGCTGGCGGTCTACGGCTTCCTGACCATGGATCGCTGGCTGCTGTGGCAGGTGCCGTCCACCGGGCGCGCGCTGGAGTACCTCAAGATCACCTACGGGTGGTCGCTGATCGTCATCGTGGTGTTCTCGGTGCTGCTGTTCCGCTATCTCGATGCGAAAGAGGACGGCCGCCTCGACGAGGGCATCGATCCGCCGTGGATGAAACAGCTCCAACCCGCTGCCCGGCCGCCCGAGTAA
- a CDS encoding RNA polymerase sigma factor, which translates to MRPFEEVVARHGATVLRVCRAVVGPVDAEDAWSETFLSALRAYPDLPEDANVEAWLVTIAHRRAVDLGRARSRRAVPTDALPERADARADPADRDPDLWEAVQRLPDKQRHAVAYHHLAGLPFTEIAVILGNSPAAARRAAADGIKTLRTSYGKDETA; encoded by the coding sequence ATGCGTCCATTCGAAGAGGTGGTGGCCCGCCACGGCGCCACGGTGTTGCGGGTCTGTCGCGCCGTCGTCGGACCCGTCGACGCCGAAGACGCCTGGTCCGAGACGTTCCTGTCGGCGCTGCGGGCCTATCCCGACCTGCCGGAGGACGCCAACGTCGAGGCCTGGCTCGTGACCATCGCACACCGGCGCGCCGTGGACCTCGGACGGGCCCGGTCACGACGCGCCGTCCCCACCGACGCGCTGCCCGAGCGCGCCGATGCCCGCGCCGACCCCGCGGACCGCGACCCGGACCTGTGGGAGGCAGTGCAGCGACTGCCCGACAAACAACGCCACGCCGTGGCCTATCACCACCTCGCCGGGCTGCCCTTCACCGAGATCGCCGTCATCCTCGGCAACTCCCCCGCGGCCGCACGCCGGGCCGCCGCCGACGGCATCAAGACCCTCCGCACCTCCTACGGCAAGGATGAAACAGCATGA
- a CDS encoding Clp protease N-terminal domain-containing protein, which translates to MSDASKISHPVRLDDLIEVITTVHDEPLEQLTDAVLAAEALGEVADHLIGHFVDQARRSGASWTEIGRCMGVTKQAAQKRFVPKTPADSAALDPAAGFSRFTDRARTVIVQAQNRAHEARNAEIQPVHLILGLFADPTGLAARLVIGQGIDPATVADRITLPPSVGDVPALIPFDARAKKALELTFRQALRLGHNYVGTEHILLALYEEEDGDGVLHSLGIDWDRFERELTEALEAFAPK; encoded by the coding sequence ATGAGTGACGCGTCCAAGATCAGCCACCCTGTCCGGCTCGACGACCTGATCGAGGTCATCACCACCGTCCACGACGAACCCCTCGAACAGCTGACCGACGCCGTCCTGGCCGCCGAGGCACTCGGCGAGGTCGCCGACCACCTCATCGGCCACTTCGTCGACCAGGCCCGCCGCTCCGGCGCGTCCTGGACCGAGATCGGCAGATGCATGGGCGTCACCAAACAGGCGGCCCAGAAACGCTTCGTCCCCAAGACACCAGCCGACTCCGCCGCGCTCGACCCGGCCGCCGGCTTCAGCCGCTTCACCGACCGCGCGCGCACCGTCATCGTGCAGGCGCAGAACAGGGCCCACGAGGCGAGGAACGCCGAGATCCAGCCGGTGCACCTGATCCTCGGCCTGTTCGCCGATCCGACCGGGCTGGCCGCACGTCTGGTCATCGGGCAGGGCATCGATCCGGCCACGGTGGCCGACCGGATCACGTTGCCGCCCAGCGTCGGCGACGTCCCCGCCCTGATCCCGTTCGACGCGCGCGCCAAGAAGGCCCTGGAACTGACGTTCCGGCAGGCACTGCGGCTGGGGCACAACTACGTGGGCACCGAACACATCCTGCTGGCCCTCTACGAGGAGGAAGACGGCGACGGCGTCCTGCACAGCCTCGGGATCGACTGGGACCGCTTCGAACGCGAGCTCACAGAGGCGCTGGAGGCCTTCGCCCCGAAGTGA
- a CDS encoding PPOX class F420-dependent oxidoreductase: MRVNDAARALIGDGADATLVTLNADGSPQVTVVWVALQSTPDGDELVTAHLAEHQKVRNVRRDPRVAVTIVSPDGPGQVMRPYLSVTGTARIVEGGAPELLAELAKTLAAPGTPFPPPDAPPGFLTRIRIDKVGGVGPWTS; this comes from the coding sequence ATGAGAGTCAACGACGCCGCACGCGCCCTGATCGGCGACGGTGCCGACGCCACCCTGGTCACCCTCAACGCCGACGGCAGCCCTCAGGTGACAGTCGTCTGGGTGGCCCTGCAGTCCACCCCGGACGGCGACGAACTGGTGACCGCCCACCTCGCCGAGCACCAGAAGGTGCGCAACGTCCGCCGTGACCCGCGCGTCGCCGTCACCATCGTCTCCCCCGACGGCCCCGGCCAGGTGATGCGGCCCTACCTGTCGGTCACCGGCACCGCACGCATCGTCGAAGGCGGAGCGCCGGAACTGCTCGCGGAGCTCGCGAAGACGTTGGCCGCCCCGGGCACCCCGTTCCCGCCGCCGGACGCGCCCCCCGGTTTCCTCACCCGGATCCGCATCGACAAGGTCGGCGGCGTCGGCCCCTGGACGTCCTGA
- a CDS encoding GNAT family N-acetyltransferase: protein MERGLRVEQATTAGLTELADVAARTFPLACPPSVGPDDVAAFITENLSRDRFADYLADPARIVLTAVDDGRILGYAMMIRGVPDDPDVAAAVPDRPAVELSKMYVLPDSHGAGVAAALMAAVVQNAATLGAACVWLGVNQRNARAQRFYAKHGFTITGTKTFRLGGHIEADYVLVRPA, encoded by the coding sequence GTGGAACGTGGCCTGAGGGTCGAACAGGCCACCACGGCAGGGCTGACCGAACTCGCCGACGTCGCCGCCCGCACCTTTCCGCTGGCCTGCCCCCCGTCGGTGGGACCCGACGACGTGGCGGCGTTCATCACCGAGAACCTCTCACGCGACCGGTTCGCCGACTACCTCGCCGACCCGGCCCGCATCGTCCTCACGGCTGTCGACGACGGCCGAATCCTCGGGTACGCCATGATGATTCGCGGTGTACCCGATGACCCCGACGTCGCCGCTGCGGTCCCCGACCGCCCCGCGGTGGAGCTGTCGAAGATGTATGTGCTGCCCGACTCTCACGGCGCCGGTGTGGCGGCGGCACTGATGGCCGCGGTCGTGCAGAACGCGGCCACCCTGGGAGCGGCGTGCGTCTGGCTCGGCGTGAACCAGCGCAATGCGCGCGCGCAACGCTTCTATGCCAAGCACGGTTTCACGATCACCGGCACCAAGACGTTCCGGCTCGGCGGCCACATCGAGGCCGACTACGTGCTGGTGCGGCCAGCCTGA
- a CDS encoding SRPBCC family protein: MTDRIEVPRTIAAPAADIFAVLCDPQGHVAIDATGMLQDADGEPVRAVGDTFVVHMDREALNDFPELGRYDVTVQISEFEQDALIAWTILGQIRPQIGHVYGYRLEPAEHGTLVTSFYDWSDIDQHWRDAGIFPVVSELALRATLGILDRAVRRGYPRGESSTQG; this comes from the coding sequence ATGACTGATCGCATCGAGGTGCCCCGCACGATCGCCGCCCCTGCCGCCGACATCTTCGCCGTCCTGTGTGACCCCCAGGGCCACGTGGCCATCGACGCCACCGGGATGCTGCAAGACGCCGACGGCGAACCCGTACGCGCGGTCGGCGACACATTCGTCGTCCACATGGACCGCGAAGCGCTCAACGACTTCCCCGAGCTCGGCCGCTATGACGTGACGGTGCAGATCAGCGAGTTCGAGCAGGACGCCCTGATCGCGTGGACGATTCTGGGTCAGATCCGGCCACAGATCGGCCACGTGTACGGCTACCGGCTCGAACCCGCCGAGCACGGCACGCTCGTCACGTCGTTCTACGACTGGTCCGACATCGACCAGCACTGGCGCGACGCCGGCATCTTCCCGGTGGTTTCCGAGCTGGCACTGCGCGCGACCCTCGGCATCCTGGACCGGGCGGTACGGCGCGGATATCCGCGTGGTGAGTCGTCAACCCAAGGTTGA